From a single Brassica napus cultivar Da-Ae chromosome C9, Da-Ae, whole genome shotgun sequence genomic region:
- the LOC106408270 gene encoding uncharacterized protein LOC106408270 produces MSKISNLEYAALNISGDNYLQWALDTKINLRSKELGDAIIEGNNETDKNRYMAISIIRHHLIEGLKYQYLTMENPLDLWTALQRRYDHQKTVLLPKAKHEWKNLRFMDYKSVDEYNSLLFKIVSMMRLCGEEVTEKELFDKTFSTFHLTNVLLQQHEMRPIGTTTLPKANEAEKKDPKECNHVHDDNRSHGKGRSRNKWRGHDNYSYGQLGNHNNRSRGSSYGCGRGSYGRGRGQEL; encoded by the exons atgtcgaaaatctcaaacCTAGAGTATGCTGCCCTTAATATCTCCGGAGACAACTATTTGCAATGGGCACTTGACACAAAGATTAACTTGAGGTCAAAGGAACTCGGTGATGCTATCATCGAGGGCAACAATGAGACTGATAAGAATCGGTACAtggctataagtattatacgccaCCATCTCATTGAGGGTCTAAAATATCAGTACCTCACCATGGAGAATCCACTAGACCTTTGGACCGCTTTACAGCGACGATATGATCATCAGAAAACGGTGCTATTACCAAAGGCTAAACATGAGTGGAAGAATCTCAGATTCatggactataagtctgtggatgaaTACAATTCATTATTGTTTAAGATAGTCTCAATgatgagactttgtggtgaggAAGTAACCGAGAAAGAGTTGTTTGATAAAACATTCTCCACGTTCCATTTGACGAACGTGTTGCTGCAACAGca tgagatgagacccaTCGGAACAACAACATTACCAAAAGCCAATGAGGctgaaaagaaagatcccaaagaGTGCAACCACGTCCATGATGATAATAGATCACACGGCAAAGGCCGTAGTAGAAACAAATGGCGTGGCCATGACAACTACTCATATGGCCAGCTAGGAAACCACAATAATCGTAGTCGTGGTTCCAGCTATGGCTGTGGCCGAGGCAGttatggccgtggtcgaggcCAAGAATTGTAG
- the BNAC09G26310D gene encoding uncharacterized protein At5g50100, chloroplastic produces MATRGAAAAFVIWKHRNNPSLRSISSHHFYPIFKPQIIPKGCRYQIRAIQGESVDRGTQSKNNDEPKPKPENWKIKMLYDGDCPLCMREVNMLKERNEEYGTIKFVDISSNDYSPQENQGLDYKTVMGQIHAIQSEGNVVTGVEAFRKLYELVGLGWVYSITKFEPIGKVADAVYDFWAKYRLQVTGRPPIEAILEARKKNKVETCGNSKACKT; encoded by the exons ATGGCAACGCGAGGAGCAGCTGCTGCGTTCGTAATATGGAAGCACCGAAACAACCCTTCTCTTCGATCGATATCATCGCACCATTTCTATCCCATTTTCAAACCTCAAATCATCCCAAAAG GGTGTCGATATCAGATTAGGGCAATACAAGGAGAAAGTGTTGATCGCGGTACACAATCGAAGAACAACGATGAGCCAAAACCAAAACCTGAGAATTGGAAAATCAAAATGCTTTACGATGGGGATTGCCCTCTCTGTATGCGTGAG GTTAATATGCTTAAGGAAAGGAATGAGGAATATGGAACGATAAAGTTCGTCGACATCAGTTCCAATGATTATTCCCCGCAAGAGAATCAAGGGCTTGATTACAAAACT GTTATGGGGCAAATCCACGCGATTCAGTCCGAGGGAAATGTGGTAACGGGTGTGGAG GCATTTAGGAAACTATATGAATTGGTTGGGCTTGGATGGGTTTACTCTATCACAAAATTTGAACCA ATAGGGAAGGTAGCTGATGCAGTGTATGATTTCTGGGCTAAGTATCGACTTCAGGTCACAG GGCGGCCACCTATAGAAGCTATTCTTGAAGcgagaaagaaaaataag GTGGAGACATGTGGTAACAGTAAGGCGTGCAAGACGTGA